TGTGATGACGATTTCTGCACCACACGCAATCGCTGTATATAGCGCAAGGTCTCCACAGTGATTTCCCATTACTTCGACGATGGAACAACGGTGATGTGAACTAGATGTATCACGTAGTTTATCTACGTTTTCTACACAAGTCTGTAACGCTGTATCAAAACCGATTGTGAAATCAGTGCCAGAGATATCGTTATCAATTGTACCAGGTAATCCAATACAATTAATTCCCTTATTTGTAAGTGCGAGTGCTCCACGATAGGAACCATCACCACCAATGACCACCAGTGCATCAATGCCTGCTTTACGCAAGTTTGAAACACACTGATCTTGAACCTCTTCTTCTTTAAATTCAGGTAAACGAGCCGATCCAAGTGTCGTCCCACCGCGGTTTAAAATATCCGATACATCTGTACGTTCTAATACTTGAAACTTCTCTTCTAGAAGACCTCGATATCCATCGCGAATACCGACAACTTCAATTCCATTACTGAGTGCAATTCTGGTTACGGCACGAATTGCGGAATTCATTCCCGGCGCATCACCACCTGATGTCAAA
This genomic window from Solobacterium moorei contains:
- the pfkA gene encoding 6-phosphofructokinase; the protein is MVRKIGVLTSGGDAPGMNSAIRAVTRIALSNGIEVVGIRDGYRGLLEEKFQVLERTDVSDILNRGGTTLGSARLPEFKEEEVQDQCVSNLRKAGIDALVVIGGDGSYRGALALTNKGINCIGLPGTIDNDISGTDFTIGFDTALQTCVENVDKLRDTSSSHHRCSIVEVMGNHCGDLALYTAIACGAEIVITPETGYDETEILEKLRYLGDAVKKNHAIVIISEKICDVDGLAKKVSLHTNFSGRATILGHIQRGGSPTPVDRMLSSRMGEKAIDLLMEGIGGHCVGIIDNEICSMPIQEALEKPRKSRKKLYRLFDRLV